The genome window CGCAACCAGTGGCTCCCCTTCATCCATTGGTTTGCGCTCTATGCCCACCGCGCCTTTCTTGGTCACATTTTCTGGCTCTACTGGCTCTGGCAGGCCAGCCGGCGGTTCTTGCCGTGGCTGCCGCTCGAGCTGACCCTCCCCCTGCTGGTCATCCTTACCGTAATCTGCTCCTTTGCCTTTGCCTACGGTGCCCACCGGACCTGGTCAGGAATCAAGCGCGCCTGTGGACACCGCCAAATCAAAAACGGCTGAGAGCACGCTCCCAACCGCTGTTAGCCTTCCTGGTCCAGGTTGATAAAAGTACTATACCGCATATAACGGTAGTGAATCCGCATACTGGAAACCTCAAATGGGGTTCCGTCGTCAAGGAAAAAGACCCCATCCATTACCGCAACCGGCTCCGTTGGTTTCAACTCCAACAGTTTTTGGTCGTCAGCTGTCGATGGTGACACACTGATGGTCGTAAAGGACTTGGTGACCCGTTTGCCCTTGGTATCCTCTAAGTAGTTGAAAATCGAACTGTTAACCACGGCCGGGGAAAGGGTCGGCACGATCTTAATCGGAATAAAGCCAGTCTCAATCATAAAGGGCTGGTCGTCAATCAAGCGCAGTCGTTTAATCTGGTAAACAAAGTCGGTGTTGCTGAGAAAAAGCTCTTCCTGGATGTCCGCGTTGGCTGGGACAACCTGGTAGTCAAGCAGCCGGATGCTCTGCTTCTTACCGTCTAGCTGGAAACTGTCGGTAATCCCGAGATTACTGCCTTCGTAGTGGAAGAGGGATTGATTTTTGAGGTAGAGGGGGTTAATGAAGGTCCCCGACCCCCGTTTTTTAAAGATAATCCCCTGCTGGGCCAGGATGCCGAGCGCGCGTTTGATGGAGCTCCGGCTTACCCCATAGGTTTCACTCAGGCTCCGTTCGTCAGGCAGGCGCATCCCCGCATACTGATTTTTCAAGATTTTTTGTTTTATATCGCGCATTACAGAGCGGTATACTAAATCTGCCATGTTTTTAGCTCCTCAGATTTATTTCCTGTGCTGTTATATTCATTACTAGTATAACAGACCTATTTTTAATTGGGACCTTTTTATAAAAGATTGGTCCGTTCCATTATTTCGAAAGGAATCTTATTATGAGTAAAAAGAACAAAAAAAGCAAATTAAAAAAGACCCAAGTCGAACAAATCCTCGATAAAAACAAAATCGCCTACCAGCAAGCTGAGTTCCCTACCCACCAGGATGGGGACGTCCGCACAATGACGGTGGATCACACCGGGATTGATGAGCATACCATCTATAAGACCCTAGTCCTGACCGGAAACGCCACCGGCCCGCTCGTCGGAGTCATCCCCGTTGATACCCACCTCGATGAAAAAAAGCTGGCGAAGGTTTCCGGTAACAAAAAGGTCAACATGGTCCCGTTGAAGAACCTGCTCAAGACTACCGGTTACGTCCACGGGGCCAACACCCCGGTCGGTATTTACGAAAAGTTCCAATACCCGATCTTTATCGACCAGTCAGCCCGGGAGCAGGGGAACATCTACGTTTCATCCGGCAAAATCGGCCGGTCAGTACAGCTCAATGCTGAAGACCTCGCCCAGCTTGTCCACGCAGAATTCGCCGACTTGCAGCAGGCCCATTTCAACGGTTAGTTACGGGGAGTAATGTTTGACCAGATCATTGCTAAACCTTAAAATAATAGTATAGGAAACGCTTTTGTTCATCAGGTTTGTAGAAAGGTCTGAATACGTAATGAAGAAAAACTTATCTGCTTGCACTACCGTTCTTGTTGGTAAAAATGCCAGCATTGACGGGTCGACGATGGCTGCCCGTAATGACGACACCTTTGGCCCACTGAACCCAATGCGGCTGGTTGTCTACCCGGCCTACCGCAACCACCCTAACCAGGTCAAGGCTTACCTCAACCACTGTGTCGTCGACCGTCCAGCTGATGGCTACAGCTACCAGGGGACGCCGAACGTCGATTACAAGAACCAGGGGATTTTTGACGAAAGCGGCTTTAACTCCCAAAATGTCGGCATGAGCGCGACTGAAAGTGTTTACGCCAACGAGCGGGTCCTTTCGTTTGACCCCCTGAACACCGAATCCGGGATTAACGAGGACCTCATCGTTGCCACCACCCTTCCCTTCATCAACAGTGCTAAGGAAGGGGTTAGCTACCTGGGTGGCCTGATCAAGAAGTACGGTTCTGCTGAAGGAAACGGGGTCATCTTCAGTGACAAAAATGATATTTGGTACATGGAGATCGTCACCGGGCACCACTGGGTTGCCCAGCGGATTCCAGATGATGCCTACGCCGTCACCGGAAACCGGGTTGCCATCCAACAGGTCGACTTTAGCGACCCTGACAACTTTATGTGGTCGGAAGGAATCCAGGAGTTCGTTGAACAGCACCACCTGAACCCGGACAAGCACGGCTGGAATTTCCGCCATATTTTCGGTACCGCTAACTTCTTCGACCAGCACTACAACACTCCCCGCCAGTGGTACGGGCACAA of Limosilactobacillus oris contains these proteins:
- a CDS encoding C69 family dipeptidase, producing MKKNLSACTTVLVGKNASIDGSTMAARNDDTFGPLNPMRLVVYPAYRNHPNQVKAYLNHCVVDRPADGYSYQGTPNVDYKNQGIFDESGFNSQNVGMSATESVYANERVLSFDPLNTESGINEDLIVATTLPFINSAKEGVSYLGGLIKKYGSAEGNGVIFSDKNDIWYMEIVTGHHWVAQRIPDDAYAVTGNRVAIQQVDFSDPDNFMWSEGIQEFVEQHHLNPDKHGWNFRHIFGTANFFDQHYNTPRQWYGHKILNPTVEMDPLDFDLPFIMRSDRKLTLEDVEQVLSSHYQSTPYDPLGRGTDEEKHLFRPISLNRTQNSHVLQVRNDLPEAASTIMWMCFGVPTFTPYVPFFGQAQDMDESYRETPMELNMDLKSAYWMYRALSMIVEAHHAEFAQQDLDYLKDCREYLYRWVNTVAPQVAGKDSSEVSAFLSAESHKMVAELAKRTKDLMAKLIMHGLELSKLTFIMDKNL
- a CDS encoding GntR family transcriptional regulator, whose product is MADLVYRSVMRDIKQKILKNQYAGMRLPDERSLSETYGVSRSSIKRALGILAQQGIIFKKRGSGTFINPLYLKNQSLFHYEGSNLGITDSFQLDGKKQSIRLLDYQVVPANADIQEELFLSNTDFVYQIKRLRLIDDQPFMIETGFIPIKIVPTLSPAVVNSSIFNYLEDTKGKRVTKSFTTISVSPSTADDQKLLELKPTEPVAVMDGVFFLDDGTPFEVSSMRIHYRYMRYSTFINLDQEG
- the ybaK gene encoding Cys-tRNA(Pro) deacylase, translating into MSKKNKKSKLKKTQVEQILDKNKIAYQQAEFPTHQDGDVRTMTVDHTGIDEHTIYKTLVLTGNATGPLVGVIPVDTHLDEKKLAKVSGNKKVNMVPLKNLLKTTGYVHGANTPVGIYEKFQYPIFIDQSAREQGNIYVSSGKIGRSVQLNAEDLAQLVHAEFADLQQAHFNG